ACGCGATCGCTGCCTGGGCGGTGTTGCTCATATCAGTCAAAGAGTATCCGTCGCGAAGTAGCGTTTCCGCTATTGTTGCTGCCTCGTCACAACCACTTTTTGCCCACGCCGATAGTGCGGCGTTGAGGCAAGAAGTTAAATCTACGCGATCTTCAGCACGAGAGATGTTTTTTGCTCGAAAGTGTGCGACGGCTTTTCTAAAAATTGCTTCCGCTCTCTGGGGTTGCCCTCGTCGTGCAAAGGCTGCTGCCACAGTGCCAAAGCTGTATTTGTCCGGGTGCGCTACGCCATGATTAGCTTCCAGCTGGAtcatcatttccaaaatttcaAGAGCCCGTTCGGCTCCTCTTCCCTCTTGACTCGTGCTCCAGGCCTTGAGAACTCGGTTAAatgacgttgtcgtcggatGCGGTCGGCCTTTGGTGGACAGACTTGAAAGGTGGATAAGCGTATCTTCTGCCGCCATGGCAGCCCCATACTGTGTGCTGGCTTGATTCGAGTGCACTCGAATGAGTTGACTATATATAGCGGAACTAGGAAAAGAAGGCTGTAGTCTTTCCTCCAGCTCTTGCACGAGTCGTTGTGCTACTGTTCGAGTATCGGGGTGAGAGCTCAGACCACAAACATACAGCACGCTGCTGTAGGTGCCGTTATTCGGTGGGGGGTACAAATTTGGCTGCGTTTCTTGCAGCTCCCACATTCGCTCAAGTAGAGACCTTGCTTTGAAAAGTGCATCGTCTGTGTTGGTTCTAGCCCAACCGCGGATTACACGATTGAACAACGTGACTTTGACTTCTTTCCTTTCCTCGATTAACTTTACCAAAATCTGTTCTGCGATAATCATGCATTGTTGTGTACCTCTCTTAGTAAGAATATTGATTGCTTTTCGACAAAACCCAGCTATATCGTTATTCATCGTTCCGCTAGGCAGCGACATAGCAAACTTAATTGTTGAGTCCTCTGGTCCTGCAGGGAGATAATTTTTTCTCTCGCGTTTGCTCTCAGTGACAACTTTCGCAGCAGTGGTCGTGAGTTTTCGACAAGGTTGTAAAGAAAATGGACAATCTGAAATCGCCGAAAGCATTCGGCAGCGATCCCTTGCGGTAGCCATCACTGCTGTGGATAGTGGTTGTCGGCGACGCAGCCGCAATACGCGCCACGAAAACTTAAGTTCATGAACGCAATTCATACTTGTAGTGGGAGGTCGCCCTGCACTAGCTCTGTAAAGCGGTGGATTTCGGCCGGCAAAAAAAAATCTCCCGAAGTGGTGGCAAATAGTTTGACTGTGGGAGGGATGCAACAATCaatgtaacagtaagcgaCAACAACGCAACCAACGTGCCCTATCCTCCAAATTCGAAATACAGTTACCGCACAATCAACACTGATAGTGGCTAGCTGCTGGACTTTTTTGTATTTACACTTTTGAAATCAATTGTAACTCCGTATTCCTAGAGTGGTCGGAATCCGAAGTCACCGCTAGTAGAGGTAGGCAAGCACTAACATAAAGCTCATTTTTTGGCTCCGTGTCACATTCAGTCAGTCGGTCAGTCAGTCATATGGCTTATGTCGTTCCTTATCCTGCGCAATAGCCGCCTTTCACATCTCTGACCATCGTCAAACGCTTTTCCAAGCTGTGCTCGCAGTCTAATCATGGGATTTGAAGCCTTCTTATAAACTTGAAGCGGATTTCTGAGCCGCAAAGGTAGAGCAAGTAAATAAGCACCTCCACCCGACCTTGCTTTAAGTGCACCGCTATTTCCAAGCCTTAAGCTTTACTTCACACCTCGATCGAGCTTGCGGTGGGATGCCGTCACGAAGTGTTATTGAAGTCGATGTTTTAATTCCGGTTCACAACGCGACG
The Phaeodactylum tricornutum CCAP 1055/1 chromosome 7, whole genome shotgun sequence DNA segment above includes these coding regions:
- a CDS encoding predicted protein — translated: MNCVHELKFSWRVLRLRRRQPLSTAVMATARDRCRMLSAISDCPFSLQPCRKLTTTAAKVVTESKRERKNYLPAGPEDSTIKFAMSLPSGTMNNDIAGFCRKAINILTKRGTQQCMIIAEQILVKLIEERKEVKVTLFNRVIRGWARTNTDDALFKARSLLERMWELQETQPNLYPPPNNGTYSSVLYVCGLSSHPDTRTVAQRLVQELEERLQPSFPSSAIYSQLIRVHSNQASTQYGAAMAAEDTLIHLSSLSTKGRPHPTTTSFNRVLKAWSTSQEGRGAERALEILEMMIQLEANHGVAHPDKYSFGTVAAAFARRGQPQRAEAIFRKAVAHFRAKNISRAEDRVDLTSCLNAALSAWAKSGCDEAATIAETLLRDGYSLTDMSNTAQAAIASGDSFSVVIRPDLATHMSYMEAQVRCGRMLQAHAHVVAMVEAAIGQAGPPPTTDTFNFVIHGWLRLSQGSGGKYVLSLLNSMINLSEQHGFPCAPNSGTFNMCIGLLCKENSLKEAFDVLIDGENRLTVDMFPYQVLINALVKTKKYEDTVTASTLLHRIEAGVKKGTFQWDPKSVGLYTAVISAMANFRSKESADLALQTLGHQKNLGVQPTSRAYTAVIFAFASLRNVKSGRVAFDLFREMQVLDSDPSNKLKLDRLVFAAILTSLRNARTKESAENACVVLSYMLDLHIHGRPDIEPDERCYDACLNALLNSRDAHCVERAARLIKTIVTRHHDGALSHLPSAAIIKSVSKACSRLQTATMHGFASELSALIKQKE